In Nicotiana tabacum cultivar K326 chromosome 19, ASM71507v2, whole genome shotgun sequence, one DNA window encodes the following:
- the LOC107798837 gene encoding uncharacterized protein LOC107798837, with product MRDENFVNQNDEEESRAMYYWWKSAAKFDECVKFKFEMPNLSKMTPTLKVLREMERLALMSSESLDELRQKLMSYRAGDFWVPIGGINKEDMDIPPLNTIVLVGFHNAGKSSLVNLMYSVLGRSGLIPFAQTSSGIASAYTSLIMEEHNVLRSTRSGFCIYDTRGFDYDKVDEGLQELKEWMSDGVHHKKLCSRPGDILPKLDSKLEDASSMFVKRKVNCVMLVANASEIYKSLRVGDLKPLDALKQLFCSPVLKKSSGNPMLILTHGDKLSTEDRIDCRLKICKHLGTSETTGTYDIVCVTEYGLLADEYDPISAYAVTEAVYRALLVSDRAQRVKQKFLDWALFALSWLMCFLAGIFAFLAHVFNVLAQKHKGKLKW from the exons ATGAGGGACGAAAATTTTGTTAATCAAAATGACGAAGAAGAAAGTAGAGCTATGTACTACTGGTGGAAATCAGCAGCAAAATTCGATGAGTGTGTAAAATTCAAGTTTGAGATGCctaatttgtcaaaaatgacACCTACCCTAAAAGTCCTTAGGGAAATGGAGAGGCTAGCTTTAATGTCCTCAGAGAGTCTTGATGAGCTTCGCCAAAAGCTAATGTCTTACCGAGCAGGGGATTTTTGGGTGCCAATTGGTGGAATTAACAAAGAAGATATGGATATTCCACCATTGAATACTATAGTGTTGGTTGGTTTTCATAATGCAGGCAAAAGTTCACTTGTCAACCTTATGTATAGTGTTCTTGGTCGATCTGGTCTCATCCCTTTTGCTCAAACTTCTTCAG GAATTGCTTCTGCTTACACATCTTTAATCATGGAGGAACACAATGTGCTGAGATCAACACGAAGCGGGTTCTGCATTTACGATACGAGGGGTTTCGATTATGATAAGGTAGATGAGGGTTTACAAGAGTTGAAAGAATGGATGTCTGATGGAGTTCACCATAAGAAGCTCTGCTCCAGACCAGGAGATATTTTGCCAAAGTTAGATAGTAAATTGGAGGATGCTTCTTCAATGTTTGTCAAAAGAAAAGTCAATTGTGTTATGTTGGTGGCTAATGCTTCAGAAATATACAAGTCTCTCAGAGTTGGTGATTTGAAGCCATTGGATGCATTGAAGCAACTCTTCTGCTCACCAGTACTCAAGAAATCCA GTGGTAACCCCATGTTGATCTTGACTCATGGAGACAAGCTATCGACCGAGGATCGAATAGACTGCAGATTGAAGATATGCAAACATCTTGGTACCTCAGAGACTACTGGAACGTATGATATAGTTTGTGTGACAGAATATGGATTATTGGCAGATGAATATGATCCAATCTCAGCATATGCTGTAACCGAAGCAGTTTACAGAGCTCTGCTAGTCTCAGACAGGGCTCAACGTGTCAAACAAAAATTCCTAGACTGGGCATTATTTGCATTGTCATGGCTTATGTGCTTCTTAGCCGGCATATTTGCCTTCCTCGCCCATGTTTTCAATGTTCTGGCCCAGAAACATAAAGGCAAGCTAAAATGGTGA
- the LOC107798838 gene encoding protein FAR1-RELATED SEQUENCE 11 yields MPEITSTAKEISENGTDSSQDDIGTVEEMPEDIILSRQTSVNLVPFIGQRFVSQDAAYEFYCSFAKQSGFSIRRHRTRGKDGVGRGITRRDFTCHRGGYPQLKPSEDGKLQRNRKSSRCGCQAFMRIVKRADFNVPEWRITGFSNVHNHELLKSTEVQLVPAYCTMSPDDKSRICMFAKAGMSVRQMLRLMELEKGVKLGCLPFTEVDVRNLLQSFRNVDQDNDPIDLLKMCKEMKDKDPNFKYDYKIDCNNRLEHIAWSYASSMRLYEAFGDSIVFDTTHRLDAYDMLLGIWIGVDNHGMHCFFGCVLLRDENLQSFSWALKTFLGSINGKAPGTILTDQNLWLKEAIVTEIPRAKHAFCIWHIISRFSDWFLTLLGSQYDNWKAEFHRLYNLHSIEEYEVGWNEMVKTYKLDENKHIVSLYALRSYWALPFLRSYFFAGMTSTFQSETINTYIQRILSVQSVLDNFVEQVARVVGAKDQAGGKHKVQRNVQNVPLKTGSPIESHAATVLTPYAFSKLQEELVLAPQYASLMVDESYFIVRHHTEMDGGYKVIWVPHEEFISCSCHNFEFTGILCRHVLRVLSTNNCFHIPDQYLPTRWRECSSSLAKPALFSLPSDNTGKIQLLQSMISTLITESVETEERLNVVCDEVSTVLSRIKGFPTASTGGNAIAYESPSDSLILAEVEDSDGIGQSFACNPHEYINLAKLKERGSRDGLDLYRKRGHLSVLCCGQYGHDASDCPMMEGEDLNGDRLGFL; encoded by the exons ATGCCTGAGATAACAAGCACAGCAAAAGAAATATCTGAAAATGGGACAGATTCTTCTCAGGATGATATTGGCACTGTTGAGGAAATGCCTGAGGACATAATCTTATCACGACAAACATCGGTGAACCTCGTCCCTTTCATTGGCCAGAGATTTGTATCACAGGATGCTGCATATGAATTTTACTGTAGCTTTGCAAAGCAAAGTGGCTTTTCAATCAGACGTCATCGTACGCGGGGGAAAGATGGCGTTGGTAGGGGGATTACAAGAAGAGATTTTACGTGCCATCGTGGTGGCTATCCACAACTAAAGCCTTCAGAAGATGGCAAGCTGCAAAGGAATCGAAAATCATCGCGTTGTGGATGTCAGGCGTTCATGAGAATTGTTAAACGAGCAGATTTTAATGTCCCTGAATGGCGGATCACAGGTTTCAGCAATGTTCATAACCATGAACTCTTAAAGTCAACTGAGGTGCAGCTTGTTCCTGCCTACTGCACCATGTCTCCTGATGACAAGAGTCGCATTTGCATGTTTGCGAAAGCTGGGATGTCAGTTCGGCAAATGCTAAGGTTGATGGAGCTAGAGAAGGGAGTTAAGTTGGGTTGCTTACCCTTCACAGAGGTTGATGTCAGAAACTTGCTGCAATCTTTTAGAAATGTGGACCAAGACAATGACCCTATTGACCTCCTCAAAATGTGCAAGGAGATGAAAGACAAAGACCCTAACTTCAAATACGACTATAAAATAGATTGTAATAACAGGTTGGAGCATATTGCCTGGTCTTATGCTTCATCAATGAGGTTGTATGAGGCTTTTGGTGATTCCATAGTATTTGACACTACTCACCGCTTGGATGCCTATGATATGCTTCTTGGGATATGGATCGGAGTGGATAACCATGGAATGCATTGTTTCTTTGGCTGTGTACTCCTTCGTGATGAAAATTTGCAGTCTTTCTCCTGGGCATTGAAG ACATTCTTGGGCTCCATCAACGGCAAGGCTCCAGGAACCATTTTGACTGATCAGAATTTGTGGCTCAAAGAAGCAATTGTCACTGAAATACCAAGGGCAAAACATGCATTTTGCATTTGGCATATAATTTCGAGGTTTTCAGATTGGTTTTTGACACTTCTCGGATCCCAATATGATAATTGGAAGGCTGAGTTCCATCGCCTCTACAATTTACATTCTATAGAGGAATATGAAGTGGGATGGAATGAGATGGTCAAAACCTACAAGCTGGATGAAAATAAACACATTGTCAGTCTATATGCTTTACGTTCATACTGGGCGCTGCCTTTTTTGAGATCTTACTTCTTTGCTGGAATGACAAGTACATTTCAGTCAGAGACAATAAATACTTATATCCAGAGGATTTTGAGCGTGCAATCTGTACTTGATAATTTTGTGGAGCAG GTTGCTCGGGTTGTAGGCGCTAAAGATCAAGCAGGAGGAAAACATAAGGTACAGAGAAATGTTCAAAATGTTCCCCTGAAAACAGGTTCACCGATAGAGTCGCATGCTGCAACTGTTCTTACACCGTATGCCTTCTCAAAACTACAAGAGGAGCTTGTTTTGGCACCACAATATGCGTCACTGATGGTAGATGAAAGTTACTTCATCGTGAGACACCATACAGAAATGGATGGTGGTTATAAAGTAATCTGGGTTCCGCATGAAGAGTTCATTAGCTGTAGCTGCCATAATTTTGAGTTTACTGGTATTCTCTGTAGGCATGTGCTACGTGTGCTGTCAACAAACAACTGTTTTCACATTCCGGACCAATATCTGCCCACACGCTGGCGTGAATGTTCCTCCTCTTTGGCTAAGCCTGCCCTCTTTAGTTTACCAAGTGATAATACAGGAAAAATTCAGTTATTGCAGTCTATGATTTCTACACTGATTACTGAATCAGTTGAAACCGAAGAACGCCTCAATGTTGTTTGTGATGAAGTTTCTACGGTTTTATCTCGCATTAAGGGGTTCCCGACAGCATCCACTGGGGGTAATGCTATTGCATATGAGAGCCCATCAGACTCGCTGATTCTCGCAGAGGTTGAGGATTCTGATGGTATTGGTCAAAGCTTCGCTTGTAATCCTCACGAGTATATAAACTTGGCAAAGTTGAAAGAGAGAGGATCAAGAGATGGACTGGATCTTTACAGGAAGAGGGGGCATCTTTCCGTCTTATGTTGTGGGCAATATGGCCATGATGCAAGTGATTGTCCAATGATGGAAGGTGAAGATTTGAATGGAGATAGACTTGGCTTTTTATAG